The BD1-7 clade bacterium region CCCACTGAAAGCTCATTCACAAATTCTGACAGGCCATTGCCCGAGGCAGCTATAGTGCGACGCCAGCCTCCCATCGGCGAACACCATCTGAGCTGCCCCTTACCGGCAATAAAATGTATCACAAGCACAGCGGCCAAGATCACATACGATGCCGCAGTCGCATAGGCAGCGCCTTCAATACCCCATTGCAGCCAGCCCACAAGTAACGCATCTAACACAATATTTACGATTGCACTCAACAGTAAGGCAACGGACGCAAGTTTAGGCCGCCCGTCTAAGCGCACAAAGTAGTAGAGGCATATGCCTAACATATAGGCAGGCATCGACAACATAATGATGCGAAGATACTGCGCTGTAATTCCCACAAGTTGCTCATTGGCACCCAGCAACCGTATTACCGGTTCTAGAGCGAACATAATGGCGGTGACGAATATCACGGCTAGAAGAGTCACCAACACTATGGTTTGCGAGAATATTCGACTAGCAGCCTGCGACTCATTACGGCCAAGCAATTCTCCGGCGATCACCGTACTGCCGACATTCACCATCAGCGTTAAACCCATCATCAAGGAAAACACCGGCAAAACAATATTGACCGCAGCAATGGCATTGGCGCCAACAAAGTTACCCAAAAACATACCGTCAACAATTCCAGCAGACGACATCGCTAGCATTCCCAACACCGTAGGAACGGCATAGCTGAAAAAGCGGCGAGTGACGTTACCGGTTAACGGATCCAAATGAGTAACCTCAGAAAATCACGAACAACAAAAAAACACCTAATACTAAGCGGTAGATAACAAAAGGCATGAAGCCCATGCGGTTAATCGCATTCAAAAAGAAGTGTATGCAGGCATAGGCGCTAAGAGCCGACACAACAACACCCAAACCCAGCGTTTGCCAATCAACAGCCGCACTGGATTCGATCAGATCTTTGGTTTTCAACAAGCTGGCAGCCAAGATTAAAGGAATCGATAACAAGAACGAAAAACGCGCAGAAAGGTCACGGCTAAGACCCAACATTAACGCGGCCGTCATTGTGATACCTGAGCGAGAGGTGCCCGGAATCAACGCCAATGGCTGCGCAAAACCGATGATCATTGCACGCTTAAGTGTTAATCGATTATCTTTAGCCGGATGCCTCTCATACATTCGATCGGCAACACCGAGTAAGATACCAAAGCCGATGGTCGTAGCGGCGATGATCCAGAGATGCCGAAACAGGTTTTCACCAAATATGTTGAGAATCAGCCCGAAGACGACAGCGGGAATCGTTGCCAATATGACATACCAAGCCAACTCAGCATCTTCACTAGCACGGCGATGAATGACATGGCCTGTCCAGGCTACCAGCATACGTTGGATATCTGCACGAAAATACGCCATGACGGCAATCAAAGAACCAAAATGCACTGCCACATCAAATGCCAGACCTTGATCTGTCCAGCCAAGCAATTGCGACGGCAAGATAAGATGCGCAGAGCTGGAAATCGGCAGGAATTCCGTAATCCCTTGAATCAACGATAGAAGAATGACTTGCAATGTATCCATGAAATTCCTTACAACACAATAGACCTAACAGACATCACAATCATGCAAAAGCGATTAGCCAGGCAAACAATCGAATTTATTTGGCAGGGCGGCCTTGTTCAGCGGTAGTCTTCCAGCCGCTTTTGCCGCGTAGGTAGATCGCCTCGGCGTCCAAGGCTGTCGAAGTGTCACCATTAAGCAGCGCATAATGGCCAAGTACCAGAGCATCGATAGCTGAGGGAATCACTTCCTCTAAACTCAGGTGCGCCACAACATCAATAGCCGACAAAGCGGCTGTATCATTCGTCACCCAAGTATCGAGATCAGGCACATCGGCACCGGCAATCTTAACGAGATCATCGGCACTTTTAGCCACCATCACAGGGCCTGCCGGTGACGCCTCTAGCGCATAGTGCCCCAAATACAGCTCATCCATACGCGCATCACTAACAACACCGCAGTTTGACAGTTGGTGACATCGATAACCACCTTGAGCTAACACCGCCAGAGAGCTGACGGCGACAACGGGGATATCGGCTGCATACGCAAGTGATTTAGCTACCGAGGCAGCAAGCCGGATACCCGTAAAAGACCCAGGGCCCGCTGAAAAGATAATGGCATCCAGGTCTTTGACCGCAATGCCTGCATCCGCCAATAGCTCTTGCACAAAAGGGAGCAACGATGCGGTATGAGAGCGTTGACCGCTCAACGACCTTTCGGTGATTTGATCGTTTACCTGTAAAGCGACAGAACAGCGTGCTGCACTGGTTTCGATTGCTAACAATTGGGTCATGAGCGCCTATTTTTGGCCGGTAGCCTGAACATCGACAAAAGGCGCAATGATAGCAGCCATCATGTCAATATGGGAGGCAGAATCGTTCAGGCACGGAATCAAACGCAAGGTTTTGCCGCCGGCTTCAGCAAAATATTCGCCATTTTCTTCGGTGATTTCTTCCAGTGTCTCGAGGCAATCAACGGAAAACGAAGGACAGATAACATCCAAGGTTTTAACCCCTTTTGCAGCCAATTCGCGAACCGTAACATCCGTATAAGGTTGCAACCACAGTGCTTTGCCTAACCGCGACTGAAAGCTCACGGTGTGCTCCCCTTCAGAAAGATGCATGTCGGCAGCTAAGTTGGCCGAGGTATCAAGGCACTGTTGATAATAGGGATCCCCCTTGTCGGCGTAGGCCTGAGGCACACCGTGATAAGACATCAACAAATGATCGCCCCGTCCGTATTTTTGCCAAAACGCGTCGACAGATTCAGCCAACGCTTTGCGATACAACGCTTGTCGGTAGTAATCTTTAATCACATAAACATCGGCAACGTCGCGTTGGCCTAAGTTATATTTACTGATCTGATCGTATATTGCTGCGGTCGTCGAGCACGAATATTGCGGGTACAACGGCAATATCAGAATACGTTCAGCCTTATCTCGATAGTGTGTTATTTGCTCAGCAAGACCGGGCGTACCATAGGTAAACGCATAATCCACCAGCACTGAATTCTCTGACACCTGTTGCTGGAGCTTCTCCACCTGACTCTGGGTAATTTTGCGCAACGGTGAGCCACCATATTCTTTCCAAATCCCTTTGTAGCCTTCTGCGACCGGTTTGGGGCGAAAGGGCAAAATGAAGGCATGCAGAATCAGCATCCAGATCGGTCTCGGCACTTCAACAACCCGAGGATCGCTGAGAAACGGTTTTAGAAACCGTCTGACGCCGGCTGGAGTTGGCTCTTCCGGCGTACCCAGATTACATAAAAGAACCGCTAACGATGCTTTATCTGACATGGAGATTCCTTTGATTACCTTACAGGCAGTTAAAAAGCTCAAGTTGCTATCGTTTATATGTCTATCTTTCTGAAAACAATGCGATGAACACCCAACGCTTAAATGCTATGGCTCGCATGATAGCCGACAACGATTAACGGCACTATACACAGCGGCTATGCATTTCGTTCACGCTTATCGAAACAATATTCTTCACTACCATTAAAACGTAAAAAGCCCGCATAAATGCGGGCTTTTTGAATTATCAGATTGCCATCGTGGGATTCGTATTTAACGGATGCCCGCTCAATAGCAATGTGATTGCAAGATAGGCTTATGCCAATGCAGCAAATATCGCATCACGGATATTATCCACTGATCCAACACCTTCAACGCGCACGTATTTCGGCGTGTTTTCGCCTGTCAGATTTTGATAAAAATCTACCAGTGGAGCAGTTTGATCGTGATAAATACTCAAACGTGAGCGTACGGTATCTTCCTGATCATCTTCACGCTGAACCAGTGCTTCACCAGTAACATCATCCAAACCGGCTTGCTTCGGCTTGTTGAATTCGATGTGGTAAACACGGCCTGACTCAGGGTGCACACGACGACCTGAAAGACGCTTGATGATTTCTTCATCTTGTACCGCGATTTCTACGACGTAATCCAGCTCTACACCCGCTTCAACCATCGCTTCAGCTTGTGGAATCGTACGAGGAAATCCATCAAACAAAAATCCATTCTCACAGTCGCTTTGAGCAATGCGCTCTTTGACCAAGGCAATAATGATATCGTCAGATACCAAGCCACCTGAAGCCATAACGCCTTTGACCTTCAGACCAAGCTCGGATTCTGCTTTGATTGCAGCACGAAGCATGTCCCCTGTGGAAATTTGAGGGATATTATATTTTTCTGTAATGTACTGTGCCTGGGTGCCCTTACCTGCACCGGGCGCACCCAACAAAATCAGACGCATGTCGAAACACTCCATCATCGTGATTATTAGCGCCAGAATATCCGGCACGAAAATTTGGACGAGCAACCTTACTAGGTTGCCCTGATAGAAACAAGACTAATTTTCAACTTCCATGGATATACGTACAGGCGAACTCCGTCACAAAACACTTAGCTTTAGAGTTAGTCAGAAGATTCTTAGTACAAGCGCTAAGCCTGCATGCTTACTGGGGCCCCAATTTCCCCTGCAGCTTGCTTTGCTCCCAAAGATCGTCCATTTCCATCAACGTGGCATCTTCGGGTGTTTTTCCTTGCGATTGCAGGTTGTTTTCTACAAATTGAAAGCGTTGTTCACATTTATGATTGGTCATTCCCAACGCTTTTTCGGCGTCAACTTTAAGGTGTCTCGAAATATTCACACAACAAAACAGCAAATCACCCATTTCTTCTTCGATATTCGCTGCATCTTGATTGGTAATCGCTTCTTCCAATTCAGCCAGCTCTTCTTTGAGTTTGCTAATAGCGGCTAACGGGCTATCCCAATCAAATCCCACCGACGACAAACGCTTTTGCATTTTCTGGGCACGTATTAATGCAGGCAATGCATCAGGAATATCATCCAGCAAACCGTGCTGGGATTTTTCTGCGCGCTCGGCCAGCTTAATGTCATCCCACTGACGGCGTACTTGTTCAACGTCGATATCACCATCGAACCGCGCCTGCAAGTCACCATCAGGAAATACATGTGGATGTCGTCGAATCAACTTCCGCGTGAGACCATCAACGACCTGATGAAAATCAAACCAGTCATTTTCACGGGCTAGCTGGCTATAAAAAATCGTTTGAAAAAGAACATCACCAAGCTCTTCTTCAATATGGTCTCGGTCGTTATGGCGAATCGCATCAACAAGCTCATAAGCTTCTTCAACTGTCGACCCGGTAATCGATAAAAAATCCTGTTTGAGATCCCATGGGCAACCGCCATCCGGGTCGCGAAGTCGCGACATCAAATACAAAAGATCCTCCAACGAATACTGTTCAGGCATCTTGGGCATCCTATTGCTAGTCATAAGGCTTGTTCAACAAACATTGAGATCTACCACTATTGCCCAACGGATCGGTAGGCACGAATAACGTTCGGTAGCTGATCAATTTTGGCCAGCATACGGCTCAGCCATTCAATGCTGGTAATCTCGACAGTGACTGTCATATCTGCGGTATTATTCGACATGTTAGATAAGGTATTAATCGCCAATACGTTGATCTTTTCATTTGCCAACAATGCCGTGATGTCCCGTAGTAACCCTGAGCGGTCATAGGCTTCAATGCTAACATCTACAGGGTAAGTGGACGATGGTTCATCACCCCACGATACTTCAATAATGCGTTCAGGTTCTTTTTCCTGAAGATGAAGCAGCTGACCACAGTCCAATCGATGAATCGACACACCGCGCCCAAGGGTAACGTATCCGCCAATCCGATCGCCCGGCACGGCTTTGCAGCACGATGCCATTGTCGTCAACATATTCCCTGTTCCAGCGATACGGATGCTATCTGATTGCGGTGGACGGGTACTCGGCTTGGCAGACTTCCAAGTTGATGACAGCTCGTATTGCCGCTGATCCACCTCACTCTGGTTCGTGAGCTCTTGCGCCGTCCGCAAGATAATACCGGTGCCTAAATCACCTGCACCAACTGCTGCATACATATCCTCAACAGAATCGTACTTAAGCTGGGTAGCAACCGCTTTGTAATCCAGACTGGTCAGTGACAATCGTTTGAATTCACGCTCCAACAATACACGGCCAGTTTGGATATTTTGATCACGATCACGCTGCTTGAACCAATAGCGCACCTTGGCGCGTGCGCGGTTCGTTTTCAGGTACCCCAATGTTGGGCGCAGCCATTCACGGCTAGGTTCTGCTTCTCTGCCGGTCAGAATGTCAACCTGCTGGCCATTTTCGAGCGGGTACGTTAACGGCACAATACGGCCATTAACCTTCGCTCCACGACAACGATGACCAATCTCAGTATGCACTCGATAGGCAAAATCCAAAGGGGTTGCACCATGGGGTAATTCGATTACATGACCTTTAGGGGTGAAGGCATATATTTGAGATTGCTCAGCATCTTGCGACCATTCCGATGCAATCGAGCTCAAACTTTCAGGGTCATCTGATTCGTCAATAACACGTTTAAGCCAAGCAATTTTGTCTTCGTAACCACCTGCCGTGCCACTGGCACCATCAGCACCTTTATATTGCCAATGTGCACAAACGCCAAACTCGGCTTCATTATGCATATCGTAGGTGCGAATCTGCACCTCAAGCACTTTGGCACCTGGGCCAAAAACTGCTGTGTGCAAAGAGCGATAACCATTCTCTTTAGGCAGAGCAATATAATCGTCAAATTCGTTAGGAATTGCTTTCCATAAGGTATGGATAATCCCCAATACGGTGTAGCAATCTCGCACTTCACGGACCAAAATCCGCACCGCTCGAATATCGTAAACTTCAGAAAATTCGATCTTTTTGCGCTGCATTTTGCGCCAGATGCTGTAAATATGCTTGGCACGACCAAACACTTCGCCATCGATATGCGCACCGTCAAGTTCGGTAGTTAGTTGTTCGGTAACATCATTAATGAACTGTTGCCGATCAAGACGACGTTCATCCAGTTGTTTGGCGATACGTTTGTAGGCTTCGGGCTCCATGTAACGGAAGCTCAAATCTTCAAGCTCCCATTTGATATGGCCAATGCCCAAACGATGCGCCAGAGGAGAATATATTTCGAAAACTTCTTTGGCGACTTTGTAACGACGCTCGTCGTTGTTTTTTACTGCTCGAATCGCACAGGTACGTTCCGACAACTTGATCAATGCCATGCGCACATCATCAACCATAGCGACCAACATTTTACGCATATGGTCAGACTGTGCCGCTTTTTGCCCCAGAACCTTGTTTTGGGTAAGCGCAGCAGTCGAGCCACTGATCGACGCCATACGCAATACACCATCAATCAAGTGAGCGACTGTATCGCCAAATTCATTGATAACAGCATCCAATGACAGAACACCATCACGCACACTGCGGTAAAGAATAGCAGCAGCCAAAGTATCTTGATCCAGTTTCAAATCAGCAAGAATCTCGGCCATTTCAAGACCGGTCAAGAAGCGGCTATAGCCCTCACCCCAGAAGTTCAACCCTTCTTTTTCGGTGTTTTCTACGGACATCGCGCATTCGGCAGCAGCCTTGAGCAGCGCACCTGAACGCACATCTGCACCATGATCTGGCAATCGTTCGAGCCAGCCATCAATGTCTACTTGCCCGTCTTCGGTCAACGGATAAGCGTCTCGTACTTGAACCATATGTCTTGCCTTGGCTACCAGATGACAGGCAGCAGAATATCGTATTGTCTGACGAACATGTCAGCACTGAGCAGTGTCAAAAACGCCCGTGGAGAGATAACGGTCACCGCGGTCACAAATAATAGCAACGATAACAGCGTTTTCCGTCTGCTCTGCGACACGCAGAGCACCGGCAACCGCACCGCCACTGGAAACCCCGCAGAAGATACCTTCTCTGCGGGCCAGATCACGCATGGTATTTTCAGCTTCGACCTGTTCAATATCAATGACACGATCGACCCGCTTGGCATCAAAAATTTTCGGTAAATACGCCTCTGGCCAGCGTCGAATACCCGGGATTTGGGCCCCGTCGGCAGGTTGTAAGCCAACAATTTCTATATCTGGGTTTTTAGACTTCAGGTAACGTGAATTACCCATAATCGTGCCGGTTGTGCCCATGGAGCTAACAAAGTGCGTAATCGTGCCTTGTGTTTGCTGCCAAATTTCAGGGCCAGTACTCTCGTAATGAGCGAGTGGATTGTCGGTATTACCGAATTGGTCCAGTACCANCCCTTCCCCGGATTCTTGCATAGATAGTGCCAAGTCTCTGGCACCTTCCATGCCTTGTTCCCGGGTCACGTCAATCAATTCGGCACCGTAAGCAGACATTGCCTGTTTACGCTCAGCGCTCATGTGTGATGGCATGATCAATACCATTTTGTATCCTTTAATCGCCGCTGCCATCGCCAGAGCAATACCTGTATTACCACTGGTTGCTTCAATTAAGGTATCACCGGGCTTAATCAAGCCTCTGTCTTCGGCATGCTGAATCATACTGAGAGCCGGCCGATCTTTGACTGAGCCTGCTGGATTATTGCCTTCCAGTTTGACCAAAATCTGGTTGTTGTTACCTGCAACCAAGCGTTGAAGCCGCACCAAGGGGGTATTGCCAACAAACTGATCCAGTGTCGGAAATTGTATATCTGACATAATCCTTCGAAATCCGGCCAATTAAAAGGCGATAGTTTACCGCGATGACTCACCGAAAACACGTGACGGAGTTTTATTCCTCGCATTAAGGCCGTACACTTAAACTTGTGCACGGCCCTTGCATAGTCTTTCGGGAAATCCAAACCGGCCGACAACAGACCGCCAATCACTGTCACTAACCGCAAGAAAGCTGCCTTATGCTGAAAGGACTTCGTCTTCAGATCCTGACACTCGCAGTACTGCCATCCGTCCTGGTATCACTGGCTGCCGGTATCTACCTAAATTACGCCAACATCCGCAATATTGATGCGTTTGTTTATGAACGTGGCAAAGCGACCGCTGCACAAGTAGCAAATATTGCCAGAGTGGAGATACTGAATGATCAAATCAACGTGCTGCAAAGTATCGCCAATACTAGCCTTGAAGAAAAAGGCCTGCGCAGCATCAGTATCTTTAACACCCATGGGCGACTTTTAGCCCATGCAGGGCCTCGTTTACCGCCGTTTAAAAAGCTGTTGGCATGGCACGAAACGAACATTATTGCCCACCACAACAACGACAACCTGGGGTTTCTTTACCCCATCGAACGCCAAGAATACACCAGCAATCTCGGTCAGACCGTTAACGGCACGCCATCAGTCAGTCGTATAGGCTGGGTGGCGATTGAATACAACACGTCAGATTTTACGGTTCACCGATACAATACCAGCATGCAACTCTACAGTATTCTGCTGCTGGCGTTGGCATTCTCCATCTTGATTGGTTATCGCTTTAGTAAACGTATTCACAAAGACGTGGATAACCTATCCATCAACATTCAGCGTTTACGTCAGGAAGACCCAGTGGTGGGTGATGACGATTTCAGCATCGGTGATTTTCAGCGCTTGGCGGATTCACTTAATGAGCTCAGCCATATGCGCCAACAGGAATACAACGACTTGCGCCATTCGGTCGAACTCACCACCAGTGATTTGCAGGAAACTATCGAAGCGATAGAAATCCAGAATATCGAACTCAGCATCGCCCAAAAGGAGGCCTTGAAAGCGAGTAAAATCAAATCTGAATTCCTAGCCAATACTAGCCACGAGATTCGCACACCACTGAACGGTATTATCGGCTTTACCAAGATACTGCAACGCACCACTATGTCGCCTCAGCAGCAGGAATACCTCGAAACCATCCAGGTATCCTCGGAAGGTTTGCTGACGATCATCAATGATATTCTCGACTTTTCCAAGATTGAAGCTGGCAAGCTGGAACTCGAGCGCGCACCGTTTAATTTGCGTCAAATATTGGAAGAGGTAGTTAGTCTGTTCGCGCCAGCGGCTTATGAAAAGCACTTAGAAATCACGCTAATGATTTATCAGGATGTGCCTGTTTATCTGATCAGCGATCCGACCCGTATCAAACAGATTTTTTCGAACTTGATATCCAACGCTATCAAGTTCACCGACTCTGGCGAAGTCGTCGTGCGCGTCGAACTCGAAAACCAGGACAACTCCAGTGGTGACGTAGCTCTTCACGCCACCATTAGCGATACCGGAATCGGCATGGATAAAACTCAATGCAGCGAGCTGTTTCAAGCATTTAGCCAGGGAAATCGTTCGATTAGCCGTGAATATGGCGGTACAGGGCTCGGGCTTGCCATCGTAAAAAGTTTGACCGAAATGCTCGGCGGCACAATATCAGCAACCAGCCAGAAACATGTTGGAACATCGTTCAATTTGAATCTTAAATTACGCCTTCAGCGCCAACCCCCCGTCAGCAATTTGCGTTTGCTTGAAGGTAAGTCTGTCGTTATTCTTGAACCACACAAACCCTCGAACCGCGCGATTTGCGGCTTACTACAGAGCTGGCAGGTTCACGCGCACTGTGCCACGACTGAAGCCGAACTGCAGGAATGTCTAGACTGCTTCCACGCCGACGCCATACTGTATAGCTTTACACCCGACACCGACATTCAGGATGCCAGAGAAACCATCGAACGCTTGGAAGAACAGTACCACACACGTGTCGCGGCTTTGACGCCCATCTCGCTGACACAAATTTCGTGCTTCCATGACGCCAACCTCGCTTATTGCTCTAAACCTGTCAGTGAACATGTTCTCTATCGAACACTCGCTCGCCTAATACGCCCTGAGCTGAGCGACAATAATAGTATCCAGCAGCCCAAACCATTAACCGGAACGTCATTCCGCGCCCTTGCAGTTGACGACAACGCCGCAAACTTGAAACTACTGACTGTATTGCTACACGATTTAAATGTTGAGGCCGATACCGCTGACAACGGCGAAAAAGCACTGGCAGCAACTCAAGCAAAAGATTTCGATATCATCTTCATGGATGTGCAAATGCCGGTTATGAATGGACTTGATGCGTCAAAGGCCATTCGCGAACATACAGACACCCCCATTATTGCACTCACCGCCCACGCGCTGGCGGATGAAAAAGACAAACTGCTCGCTGCTGGCGTCAATGCCTATCTAACTAAACCCGTACAAGAAGCCCAAATCCGTGATGCGATACGTGAGTATTGCCAAACCAATAACGACCAAAAGCAGAACGCAGCCGTCGATGTTCAGGCATGCTTAAAACTCGCCAACAACAAAGCCGATTTAGCCGCAGATATGTTCCAGATGCTCGTCGAACGCCTACCGGCTGACATCAATGATATTCAGCAGCATGTGAAATCTCGTGACTACGACATGGTACTAACGCATGTACATAAGCTACATGGTGCTTGCTGCTATACGGGCGTGGTATTACTAAAAAGTGCCTGCTATGAGTTCGAGAAAGCCTTAAAAGAAGAGCGCTACAGCAATACGCTCGGCTATTGCGAAACACTGGAACGTGAAGCAGAAGCGGTGTTGGCATGGAGCCAAACATATTCGCTAGGCAACGAACTCAACAAACTTCTGTAACTGAAAACTGAACGTAAGTACGAGGAAATATAAATCCTCGGAATGGTTGCGGGAATGTTTATAGGGGATCTTTATTCACGATCATTTCGCGATATAGTTGTCGCGATTTCAGCGTTTTACCGTACAACGCATGATCGATTAGATAACGACAGACTTGCTTCGCAAGTTGGGCAATATCCGGTGTTTGCCACTCACGCGCATTGAATGATTCACACAACGCCAGAGCCTGATGGCCAGTCAACGCAGTTTCCGTTGTTGGCACGTCGTGGCAAACACGTAAGCCTTGCCCGGCAATCAATGAATACATCTTATCAATCACAACAGCGTTGCCGTCGCAATCTTCAGTAAAATCAGGCATCTCACCCAATTCAATCAACAGGGCAGATTCATAGATACGCAGTAAGCGTTCAAAATCCGTCAAAACCTGACTTACCAACAAGCCTTTCAGCACTTGTTCATATAACTCAAACAAAAACGCATGGGGTTGGTCTTCAGCTAACAACTTTAATGTCAGCTCATTTAGATAGGAAATACAAAGGTAGTTGCGTGTTGCCGCAATCTGCTGACTTTGAGGCCGAAACGGCTGAACCTGACGAATTGTTTTCAAACCAGAACGGTTCAACCACAACACATCAAGTTCATTCGCAGGTTGAAGAGCTCCTCGCAATTGCTGGCCCGACCGATTACTGGCACTCACACCTTTGAGAACACCAGCAATCACACCATGTTCGGCTGAAAAAACACTGATAATCGCGCTCGTTTCACGATATTGGCGTAAGTGCAGTAAATACCCTCTATCCTTGATCAGCATCGACAGCCATTACTCGTCCATATAACCTAGGCTCTTCAGTGCACGGTCATCATCAGACCAGCCACGTTTGACTTTCACCCAAAGCTGCAGCATTACTTTGCATTGCAGCAAGTCTTCAATATCATGCCGCGCCTCAGAGCCGATCATCTTCAAACGACTCCCCTGCTTACCGATGACAATGGATTTCTGTGAATCCCGCTCGACCATGATCAGCGCATCAATATGAACGATTTTGCCTTCGGCCTTAAACTGCTCGATTTCAACCGTGGTGGCATAGGGCAGTTCGTGCCCCAATTGGCGCATCACCTTTTCGCGGACAATTTCGGCCGCCAAAAAACGTTCGCTTTTATCTGTAAGTTGGTCTTCGTCAAAGAAATGACCACTTTCTGGCAAGCGCTGGTTAATCAGCATTTCGAGATTTTCAACCGAGTGACCCGTTTTCGCCGACAACGGAATAATTTCGTCAAAATGCCGTTTGGCAGAGATTTCCT contains the following coding sequences:
- the barA_3 gene encoding Signal transduction histidine-protein kinase BarA codes for the protein MLKGLRLQILTLAVLPSVLVSLAAGIYLNYANIRNIDAFVYERGKATAAQVANIARVEILNDQINVLQSIANTSLEEKGLRSISIFNTHGRLLAHAGPRLPPFKKLLAWHETNIIAHHNNDNLGFLYPIERQEYTSNLGQTVNGTPSVSRIGWVAIEYNTSDFTVHRYNTSMQLYSILLLALAFSILIGYRFSKRIHKDVDNLSINIQRLRQEDPVVGDDDFSIGDFQRLADSLNELSHMRQQEYNDLRHSVELTTSDLQETIEAIEIQNIELSIAQKEALKASKIKSEFLANTSHEIRTPLNGIIGFTKILQRTTMSPQQQEYLETIQVSSEGLLTIINDILDFSKIEAGKLELERAPFNLRQILEEVVSLFAPAAYEKHLEITLMIYQDVPVYLISDPTRIKQIFSNLISNAIKFTDSGEVVVRVELENQDNSSGDVALHATISDTGIGMDKTQCSELFQAFSQGNRSISREYGGTGLGLAIVKSLTEMLGGTISATSQKHVGTSFNLNLKLRLQRQPPVSNLRLLEGKSVVILEPHKPSNRAICGLLQSWQVHAHCATTEAELQECLDCFHADAILYSFTPDTDIQDARETIERLEEQYHTRVAALTPISLTQISCFHDANLAYCSKPVSEHVLYRTLARLIRPELSDNNSIQQPKPLTGTSFRALAVDDNAANLKLLTVLLHDLNVEADTADNGEKALAATQAKDFDIIFMDVQMPVMNGLDASKAIREHTDTPIIALTAHALADEKDKLLAAGVNAYLTKPVQEAQIRDAIREYCQTNNDQKQNAAVDVQACLKLANNKADLAADMFQMLVERLPADINDIQQHVKSRDYDMVLTHVHKLHGACCYTGVVLLKSACYEFEKALKEERYSNTLGYCETLEREAEAVLAWSQTYSLGNELNKLL
- the cysM gene encoding Cysteine synthase B is translated as MSDIQFPTLDQFVGNTPLVRLQRLVAGNNNQILVKLEGNNPAGSVKDRPALSMIQHAEDRGLIKPGDTLIEATSGNTGIALAMAAAIKGYKMVLIMPSHMSAERKQAMSAYGAELIDVTREQGMEGARDLALSMQESGEGXVLDQFGNTDNPLAHYESTGPEIWQQTQGTITHFVSSMGTTGTIMGNSRYLKSKNPDIEIVGLQPADGAQIPGIRRWPEAYLPKIFDAKRVDRVIDIEQVEAENTMRDLARREGIFCGVSSGGAVAGALRVAEQTENAVIVAIICDRGDRYLSTGVFDTAQC
- the recO gene encoding DNA repair protein RecO; this translates as MLIKDRGYLLHLRQYRETSAIISVFSAEHGVIAGVLKGVSASNRSGQQLRGALQPANELDVLWLNRSGLKTIRQVQPFRPQSQQIAATRNYLCISYLNELTLKLLAEDQPHAFLFELYEQVLKGLLVSQVLTDFERLLRIYESALLIELGEMPDFTEDCDGNAVVIDKMYSLIAGQGLRVCHDVPTTETALTGHQALALCESFNAREWQTPDIAQLAKQVCRYLIDHALYGKTLKSRQLYREMIVNKDPL
- the era gene encoding GTPase Era; translation: MTKQCGYVAVIGRPNVGKSTLINKILGQKLNITSRKPQTTRHNVLGIKTEDDYQAIYVDTPGMHLSQKKAINRMMNRSAESVVHDVDVIVFVVERLRWTEEDTLVLEKISNAKCPVVLAINKIDQIEDKSKLLPFLEEISAKRHFDEIIPLSAKTGHSVENLEMLINQRLPESGHFFDEDQLTDKSERFLAAEIVREKVMRQLGHELPYATTVEIEQFKAEGKIVHIDALIMVERDSQKSIVIGKQGSRLKMIGSEARHDIEDLLQCKVMLQLWVKVKRGWSDDDRALKSLGYMDE